The following proteins come from a genomic window of Maniola hyperantus chromosome 8, iAphHyp1.2, whole genome shotgun sequence:
- the Pgant7 gene encoding N-acetylgalactosaminyltransferase 7, whose protein sequence is MRITNLRRGRIFRTAGICVVLLVLIYALHSYSSSIAEDSSNTLLSNDLPTYYKFHRDVYPTIKTELGNFEPKTKVSVKGPGEEGLPYHMSQERANDIADSESKYGMNIAASDDIAMNRSIPDTRLDECRFWHYPQNLPTTSVIIVFHNEGFSVLMRTVHSVIDRSPTHVLHEIVLVDDYSDKDDLKENLDNYIKRWHGKVRIIRNSVREGLIRTRSTGAKEATGDVIVFLDAHCEVNVNWLPPLLAPIYRDYRIMTVPVIDGVDHRTFEYRPVYQHGTNYRGIFEWGMLYKENEVPEREADKHKHKSEPYKSPTHAGGLFAINRRYFLEIGAYDPGLLVWGGENFELSFKIWQCGGSIEWVPCSRVGHVYRAFMPYSFGNLAKNRKGSLITINYKRVIETWFDEEHKEYFYTREPMARFLDMGDISDQVALKKKLQCKDFGWFMENVAYDVYDKFPKLPKNVHWGMVKNKASGLCLDTMGKAAPAYIGTSTCHGNGNNQLFRLNEAGQLGVGERCVEADADSVKQAICRLGTVDGPWRFDDNHNHLIHRLHSYCLTLQPHSRTLGLAPCDPNNTYQQWTITHKKPNW, encoded by the exons ATGCGAATAACAAACTTGAGACGTGGTAGAATATTTCGTACAGCCGGAATATGTGTTGTtctgttagttttaatttacgcTTTGCATAGTTATTCTAGTTCAATTGCCGAGGACTCTTCAAATACATTACTTTCGAATGAtcttcctacttattacaaGTTTCACAGAGATGTGTATCCTACAATAAAAACCG AGCTGGGTAACTTCGAGCCTAAAACCAAAGTGTCAGTGAAAGGGCCGGGTGAGGAGGGCCTGCCGTATCACATGTCGCAAGAGCGGGCCAATGACATCGCCGACTCGGAGAGCAAATACGGCATGAACATCGCTGCCTCGGATGACATTGCTATGAACAG GTCTATCCCCGATACTCGCCTGGACGAGTGTCGGTTCTGGCACTACCCGCAGAATCTGCCCACCACGTCTGTGATCATCGTGTTCCATAACGAAGGCTTCAGCGTGCTCATGCGCACTGTTCACAGCGTCATCGACCGCTCGCCCACGCATGTACTGCATGAAATTGTGTTG GTTGACGACTATTCCGACAAAGACGATCTGAAAGAGAATCTAGACAACTACATAAAACGATGGCACGGCAAAGTGCGGATAATACGAAATTCTGTAAGAGAAGGTCTCATTCGTACAAGATCTACAGGCGCCAAGGAAGCAACGGGCGATGTCATTGTATTCTTAGATGCCCACTGCGAGGTCAACGTAAACTGGTTGCCCCCTCTATTAGCCCCTATCTACAGAGACTATAGAATCATGACAGTACCAGTCATAGATGGCGTAGACCATAGAACTTTTGAATACAGACCCGTCTACCAACATGGGACGAATTACAGGGGTATTTTTGAATGGGGAATGCTTTATAAAGAAAACGAAGTCCCAGAAAGGGAAGCAGATAAGCATAAGCACAAATCCGAGCCTTACAAGAGTCCGACTCACGCTGGGGGACTATTCGCTATAAATCGGCGGTATTTCCTCGAAATCGGAGCATATGATCCTGGACTATTAGTCTGGGGTGGCGAAAACTTCGAACTTAGTTTCAAAATCTGGCAATGCGGGGGAAGTATCGAATGGGTGCCTTGCTCGAGAGTGGGGCATGTATATCGAGCATTCATGCCATATTCGTTCGGTAATTTAGCGAAAAATCGCAAAGGCTCACTTATCACTATCAACTATAAGAGAGTTATAGAAACCTGGTTCGATGAAGAGCACAAGGAATACTTCTATACTAGAGAACCTATGGCGAGATTCTTGGATATGGGAGATATATCCGATCAAGTGGCCTTGAAAAAGAAATTGCAATGCAAAGACTTTGGTTGGTTCATGGAAAACGTTGCTTACGACGTGTATGACAAATTTCCGAAGCTGCCGAAGAATGTGCACTGGGGTATGGTGAAGAATAAAGCTTCTGGGCTGTGTTTGGACACTATGGGTAAAGCCGCTCCAGCCTATATTG GCACGTCTACCTGCCACGGCAATGGCAACAACCAGCTGTTCAGGCTGAACGAAGCGGGGCAACTGGGGGTGGGCGAGCGCTGTGTGGAAGCAGACGCGGATAGTGTTAAGCAGGCCATCTGCAGACTCGGCACTGTGGACGGGCCTTggag GTTCGACGACAATCATAACCATTTGATTCACCGCCTGCACAGTTACTGCCTCACCTTGCAGCCCCACTCGCGGACGCTGGGCCTGGCGCCCTGCGATCCCAACAACACGTACCAGCAGTGGACTATCACACATAAAAAACCTAATTGGTGA